In the genome of Acaryochloris sp. CCMEE 5410, the window AAGGCAACGTATCAGGAGTGGCATGGGGAGCCTTAACTCGCCGAGCCGGTTGAGGCCAGGTCGCCGGGCAGTTAAGCTGTTGAATTTTGGCCTGGACTACTGCTGCAGCTTCGGGGGGTAGGGGACCCACCACCGCGGGCCGCTGGGCCTTTAGAACTCCTGCCTTTTCCCCAGCGATATCGGCCAAAGTCGGTCCTAAGCGCTGCCAATGTTCGCGACTTAATGAGGTAATCACGCTGACTAAGGGCTGCTCACAAACATTCGTCGCATCTAAGCGTCCCCCCAACCCCACTTCAATCACCGCCAGATCCACCTGCTGCTGGGCAAAATACTGCCAAGCCAGGGCAGTGATCACCTCAAATTGGGTGAGCGGAGATGGTAAGGAAATCGAGGCCATCTCTGCCTCTAAATCCACTAAAAGCTTTGTCAGGGCTGAGGTCTCAATGGGCTGATTATTAATACAAATTCGTTCAGTCCAGTCCACCAAATGGGGAGAGGTATAGCGGCCGACTCGATACCCAGCCGCTGTTAATACGGACGACAGATAGGCACAAACAGACCCCTTGCCATTCGTACCGGCCACATGAATGATCGGCACCTGCAGGTGAGGTTGCCCAATTTGATCAAGCAGATACTGGATCCGCTCTAGGCCCAGATGTATACCAAACCGCTCGTAACGACTAATTAGAGATGAAAACAATGAGAGCAGCCATTAGAAACAAACGGAAGGACTCAGAGCCCTGGCCCCGAATTATCCAAGGAAATTGGGCGAGGTTTGCGTCCTGCTTTTTTGGGTACCACCCGCTTAGTATAGGTCGCCGGAATTTGGGAGCCAAGAATATTCACCTGTTGATATTTCCGATCGGCTTCTAGCTGCTGCAGCTGCGTATAGTCGACCCAATGAATACAATCTACAGGGCAAGTATCAATCGCTTCTTGGACAATCTCAAACGCATCACCATCCTGCCGAAACACCCGTGACCGCCCATATCCTGGCTCGATATAAAATGTGTTTCTCGCAACGTGGGCACAATGCTTACAGCCAATACAGGTCGGTTCATCTACATAAACCCCTTTTTGGCGAATCACACCGCCCAGCTCAGGTTCTAGACCAGTACGCTCATTTTCAGTACGAAACCCACCCCCCAGTTCAGGCTCTAAGCCTGAGCGTGAGGAAGCAGGTTGAGTAGATTTTGGCGTCCCGTCGGGGACGCCAGCATTTTTTAAATCAGTCATCACGCATTCCAGCGCTGAACCACTAGGCGAATGGAGCCATCTTCATTATTGACTTGCTCGGCGACCTGGAAGCCTTGCTGAGCAGTGGTATTAATCACAGTGTGGTACGCATAGCGCTGAGTCACTTGCTCTAAGAAGCGATCAACGGACCAAGCCTGCTGCCAAAAGTCCATGTCAGCAACAAGCTCATACGCTTCGTCTGTTTTGCTGAAGCCAATGTCATAGCCGTTGTCTTGTTCAATCACCAACTCAGCAGATTGGGTTTTGCCTTTGTAGCCTCTAATGGGCTGAGGGCCAGCTTTCCAGTCTAAACCGAGATCGTTTAAAGCTGCCTGCAATGAAGGCAGGTTACGAATTTGAGTTTTGATTTGGCTGAAATGAGACATAGTGACTTAATTTTTGTGAGTGATATGAACAATTAGGAGAGGAAACTTGAGCCTAAAACCCAGGATTTACCATTGGCTATGGCCAACTTGAT includes:
- a CDS encoding folylpolyglutamate synthase/dihydrofolate synthase family protein — translated: MFSSLISRYERFGIHLGLERIQYLLDQIGQPHLQVPIIHVAGTNGKGSVCAYLSSVLTAAGYRVGRYTSPHLVDWTERICINNQPIETSALTKLLVDLEAEMASISLPSPLTQFEVITALAWQYFAQQQVDLAVIEVGLGGRLDATNVCEQPLVSVITSLSREHWQRLGPTLADIAGEKAGVLKAQRPAVVGPLPPEAAAVVQAKIQQLNCPATWPQPARRVKAPHATPDTLPWAESAGVIFPLSLPGEIQLTNTAVAIATLQQLQLQGWQISDEAIITGMANTRWPGRLQWVHWRQHPLLIDGAHNVAAARGLRQHVDSQQPPQVHWLMGMLSTKDHQDILEILLQPGDTLSLVPVPGHSSAEPQALAELAKTVCPRLACCQCFPSLEKALEDAFRPEPETPSMHVLCGSLYLVGHYLQTYAPTV
- a CDS encoding ferredoxin produces the protein MTDLKNAGVPDGTPKSTQPASSRSGLEPELGGGFRTENERTGLEPELGGVIRQKGVYVDEPTCIGCKHCAHVARNTFYIEPGYGRSRVFRQDGDAFEIVQEAIDTCPVDCIHWVDYTQLQQLEADRKYQQVNILGSQIPATYTKRVVPKKAGRKPRPISLDNSGPGL
- a CDS encoding DUF1257 domain-containing protein, producing MSHFSQIKTQIRNLPSLQAALNDLGLDWKAGPQPIRGYKGKTQSAELVIEQDNGYDIGFSKTDEAYELVADMDFWQQAWSVDRFLEQVTQRYAYHTVINTTAQQGFQVAEQVNNEDGSIRLVVQRWNA